The following proteins are encoded in a genomic region of Pikeienuella piscinae:
- a CDS encoding ATP-binding cassette domain-containing protein produces the protein MSRSGSEKRASYRFGVSARLAVLSASVMINMLAIAIPLAALLIYDRVLPNGVIPTLTVLAIGVVVVIMIDATLRLARNAIVTRIGAREDHFRRCEIVGRLLRQRSAPAGGLSAAQLSAALAATSTLREYRHLKIQAIVDIPFGLAFLVLLAAIGGPLALIPASACLLFALLTYIMAFRSERVARDLQHDEQEKRGLADQVFGNLHLVNTLAAEIPLIDRFVKLQLRRSGAMRTSGFRAMLTRDIHAVFPQVLVGSVVVAGALAVFNGDLTLGGLAACTLLAGRAMEPLQTGFQLLSQSRLHRVAKAEIANQTDETEPLETIADGAREPLWETAPEIRIRRLSVTPDAGLEPQLRNLDLQIEPGEVVAISADRGQGKTVLARALLGLVEVSGSISIGGVLVERTTADLLRRNITYVSRTPELRSGSLVDVLTDGDEEAYADVRYLSHLLGLDDAVKRLPAGYDTVINSEATTLPAGTRQQMAIVRGLARNNKVIILNEATFALDAGAEMRLAQLLRMLKGEATMILLTDRPALRALADRQLKLVDGGLEPLELQGV, from the coding sequence ATGAGCCGCAGCGGCTCGGAAAAGCGCGCGTCGTATCGATTTGGCGTCAGCGCGCGGCTCGCCGTGCTCAGCGCGTCCGTGATGATCAATATGCTGGCCATCGCGATTCCGCTGGCGGCGCTTCTCATCTATGATCGCGTGCTGCCGAATGGCGTTATTCCGACGCTGACCGTTCTGGCGATCGGTGTCGTGGTGGTCATCATGATCGATGCGACACTGCGGCTTGCCAGAAACGCCATCGTCACGAGGATCGGCGCGCGCGAGGATCATTTCCGGCGCTGCGAGATCGTCGGGCGGCTCCTGCGTCAACGGTCGGCGCCTGCCGGCGGTCTCTCGGCCGCGCAGTTGAGCGCCGCGTTGGCGGCGACAAGCACGCTGCGGGAATATCGCCACCTGAAGATCCAGGCGATCGTGGACATTCCTTTCGGGCTCGCTTTTCTGGTCCTGCTCGCGGCGATCGGCGGGCCGCTGGCCCTGATCCCCGCTTCAGCCTGTCTGCTGTTCGCGCTCCTGACCTATATCATGGCGTTCCGAAGCGAGCGCGTCGCGCGCGACCTCCAGCACGACGAACAGGAGAAGCGTGGACTCGCGGATCAGGTTTTCGGCAATCTGCATCTGGTGAATACGCTCGCCGCAGAGATTCCCCTCATCGACCGCTTTGTGAAGCTTCAGCTTCGTCGTTCCGGCGCGATGAGAACTTCCGGCTTTCGCGCGATGCTCACCCGCGACATCCACGCGGTCTTCCCCCAGGTGCTGGTCGGTTCGGTCGTCGTGGCCGGCGCACTCGCGGTATTCAACGGCGACCTGACCCTTGGCGGGCTCGCAGCCTGCACGTTGCTCGCGGGGCGAGCCATGGAGCCGCTGCAGACGGGGTTTCAGCTGCTGTCCCAGTCGCGTCTGCATCGCGTCGCGAAAGCCGAAATCGCAAACCAGACCGATGAAACGGAGCCGCTCGAAACGATCGCGGACGGCGCCAGGGAACCGCTTTGGGAAACGGCGCCGGAGATCCGCATCCGCAGGTTGTCGGTCACGCCGGACGCGGGACTCGAGCCGCAGCTCCGCAATCTCGACCTGCAGATCGAGCCGGGAGAAGTCGTGGCGATCTCGGCGGATCGCGGCCAGGGAAAAACCGTGCTCGCGCGCGCGCTGCTCGGACTCGTCGAGGTTTCGGGGTCGATCTCCATCGGTGGAGTCCTCGTCGAGCGAACCACCGCCGATCTTTTGCGCAGGAACATAACCTATGTCTCGCGCACCCCCGAACTTCGCTCTGGAAGCCTCGTCGACGTGCTGACCGACGGCGATGAGGAAGCCTACGCCGACGTTCGCTATCTTTCGCACCTGCTTGGCCTGGACGACGCCGTCAAGCGGCTGCCCGCGGGCTATGACACCGTCATCAATTCAGAGGCGACGACCCTGCCCGCCGGCACGCGCCAGCAGATGGCGATCGTCCGGGGACTCGCACGGAACAACAAGGTCATCATCCTCAACGAAGCGACCTTCGCGCTGGACGCCGGCGCCGAAATGCGGCTCGCGCAGCTCCTCAGAATGTTGAAGGGAGAAGCGACCATGATCCTTCTCACCGATCGTCCCGCTCTGCGCGCGCTCGCCGACCGTCAGCTGAAGTTGGTCGATGGAGGGCTCGAGCCGCTCGAGCTGCAAGGGGTGTAG